In one Magallana gigas chromosome 7, xbMagGiga1.1, whole genome shotgun sequence genomic region, the following are encoded:
- the LOC105329786 gene encoding myosin heavy chain, striated muscle isoform X4: MSNVGPFDPQDPDFQYLAVDRKKMLKEQTQPFDGKKMCWVPDEKEGFVGAEIQSSKGDEITVKTIEKQENRTVKKDDIQQMNPPKFEKIEDMANMTYLNEASVLHNLRSRYYLGMIYTYSGLFCVAINPYRRLPIYTESIIAKYRGKRRMEMPPHLFSIADNAYQFMVQDRENQSMLITGESGAGKTESTKKVIQYFARVAANIYRESQKRGHDGGPYVVSVQGNLEDQIIQANPVLEAFGNAKTVRNNNSSRFGKFIRIHFGPTGKIAGADIETYLLEKSRVTFQQPAERDYHIFYQLLSGGLKDIKERLLCECDPALFSFINQGALTVEGIDDVEEMRITDEAFDILGFTQEEKNSMYKCTGAILHMGEMKFKQRPREEQAEADGTAEAERVAFLLGVNAGDLLKALLKPKIKVGTEVVTQGRNKDQVVYSVGALAKSIYDRMFKWLVMRVNKTLDTKAKRNYYIGVLDIAGFEIFDFNSFEQLCINYTNERLQQFFNHHMFILEQEEYKKEGIQWEFIDFGMDLQACIDLIEKPMGILSILEEECMFPKANDNTFKEKLYANHMGKSPNFGKPGKASKPGLPAPHFELHHYAGSVPYNIGGWLEKNKDPINETVVELLSHSKEHLVQTLFASHDDPADSGGHKKKKKSASFQTISALHRESLNKLMKNLYSTHPHFVRCIIPNEFKQPGVIDAALVLNQLQCNGVLEGIRICRKGFPSRVIYSEFKQRYSILAPNAIPQGFADGKVVTEKILLALQLDPAEYRLGNTKVFFKAGVLGMLEEMRDERLGKIISMFQAHIRGYLVRKQYKKLQDQRVGLSIIQRNIRKWLMLRNWQWWRLYCKVKPLLNIARAEEEMKKKLEEMEKIKEELEKISRIKKELEEQNVTLLEQKNDIYLQLQTEQDSLVDAEDRIEKLINQKADLESQLKEMEERLLDEEDAAADLEGIKKKMESENDELKKDIEDLENSLAKAEQEKATRDNQIKTLQDEMASQDEVIARLNRDKKSMDEGTKQLNEKLQAEEDKVNHLNKLKQKLESTLDELEDNLEREKKVRGDVEKAKRKLEQDLKSTQGAVEDLERIKRDLEEANRKKDAEIANMNARLEDEGGLVASLQRKIKELQARIEELEEELEAERAARTKVEKQRAEVTRELEDLSERLDEAGGATSAQIELNKKREQELLKLRRDLEESTLQHEAQVSSLRKKQTDTANEMADQIDQLQKAKSRVERERLELIDECEELLLSLEQLEKERGAVDKVTKHLESQLSEANAKIEEANRQIQDLNNQRSKYSQESTDLAAQLEDAEHRIGALTKEKVALASQLEEARRSLDEETRARQKLQSDVRNLNADIDTLREQLEEEQESKSDMQRQLSKANTEVQMWRAKFEGEGTARAEELEEAKRKLMAKLQEAEQNAEASEAKVSALEKGKARLQGEMEDLMIDVERANANANSLEKKQRAFDKTIQEWQQKVNDLQQELENAQKEARGYSAELFRVKAQYEESQDSIEQLRRENKNLADEIHELTDQLSEGGRSVHEVEKAKRRLEMEKEELQAALEEAEAALEQEEAKVMRSQLEISTIRSEIDRRLQEKEEEFENTRRNHQRAMDSMQASLEAEAKGKAENMRIKKKLEQDINELEIALDAANRGKADLEKNVKKYQQQIKEMQTQIEEEQRQREEARESYNMAERRCMMLQGEVEELRTALEQAERARKAAESELSEANERVNELSAQVSSFQGQKRKLESDIQAMQTDLDEMNNEVKAADERAKKAVADAARLTDELRAEQEHSQQIEKFRKGLEGQIKELQVRLEEAEAQALKGGKKMIAKLEQRVRELEGELDSEQRRHAETQKNMRKADRRMKELAFQADEDRKNHERLQELIEKLQNKIKTYKRQVEEAEEIAAINLAKYRKVQHELEDAEERADTAEGSLTKLRAKNRSSVSVTRTSVSSSSMGPSSNPNFLSPRMRASSSYRSVTPSFDINNDSY; encoded by the exons ATGTCGAATGTTGGACCCTTCGATCCTCAGGATCCAGATTTCCAGTATCTGGCCGTGGACCGGAAGAAGATGCTGAAGGAACAGACCCAGCCCTTCGACGGCAAGAAAATGTGTTGGGTGCCCGACGAGAAAGAGGGCTTTGTGGGAGCCGAAATCCAGTCCTCTAAAGGAGATGAGATTACCGTCAAGACTATTGAAAAGCAGGAG AACCGTACAGTGAAGAAGGATGATATCCAACAGATGAACCCACCCAAGTTTGAGAAGATCGAGGACATGGCCAACATGACGTATCTGAACGAAGCCTCTGTACTGCACAACTTGAGATCTCGTTACTACCTGGGGATGATCTAT ACCTACTCTGGACTTTTCTGTGTGGCCATCAACCCCTACCGCCGCCTCCCCATCTACACAGAGAGCATCATCGCCAAATACAGAGGAAAGAGAAGGATGGAGATGCCCCCTCACTTGTTCTCAATCGCAGACAACGCCTACCAGTTCATGGTGCAAG ATCGTGAAAACCAGTCTATGCTTATCAC AGGTGAATCCGGAGCCGGAAAAACAGAAAGTACCAAGAAAGTAATTCAGTATTTTGCTAGAGTGGCGGCTAATATCTACCGTGAATCTCAAAAGCGGGGACACGACGGTGGTCCGTACGTTGTAAGTGTTCAG GGAAATCTGGAAGACCAGATCATTCAGGCTAACCCTGTATTAGAAGCTTTTGGTAACGCCAAGACAGTTCGAAACAACAATTCCTCTCGATTC GGAAAATTCATCAGAATTCACTTTGGACCTACCGGGAAAATCGCTGGAGCAGATATTGAAACAT ACCTGCTGGAGAAATCTCGTGTGACATTCCAACAACCAGCCGAGAGAGACTACCACATATTTTACCAGCTGTTGTCTGGGGGTCTGAAGGACATTAAAG AGCGACTCCTTTGCGAGTGTGACCCCGCCCTGTTCTCCTTCATCAACCAGGGAGCTCTGACTGTGGAAGGCATTGATGACGTGGAGGAAATGAGAATCACTGAT GAAGCTTTTGATATTCTCGGGTTTACTCAAGAAGAGAAGAATAGCATGTACAAGTGCACTGGTGCCATTCTCCACATGGGAGAGATGAAGTTCAAACAAAGGCCTCGTGAAGAGCAGGCAGAAGCTGATGGCACTGCTG AGGCTGAAAGGGTGGCCTTCCTGTTGGGTGTCAATGCTGGAGATTTGTTGAAAGCTCTCCTGAAACCCAAGATCAAGGTTGGAACCGAAGTTGTCACCCAGGGCAGAAATAAAGACCAA GTGGTTTATTCCGTTGGTGCCCTCGCCAAGTCCATCTACGACCGCATGTTCAAATGGTTGGTTATGCGTGTCAACAAGACTCTTGACACCAAGGCCAAGAGAAACTACTACATTGGTGTCCTGGATATCGCTGGTTTCGAAATCTTCGAC ttCAACAGCTTTGAACAACTGTGCATCAACTACACCAATGAAAGGCTTCAACAGTTCTTCAACCACCACATGTTCATTCTGGAACAAGAAGAATATAAGAAGGAGGGTATTCAATGGGAATTCATCGACTTCGGAATGGATCTGCAGGCGTGTATCGATCTCATTGAAAAG CCTATGGGTATTTTGTCCATCCTGGAAGAAGAGTGCATGTTCCCCAAGGCCAACGATAACACCTTCAAGGAGAAACTGTATGCCAACCACATGGGCAAGTCTCCCAACTTTGGAAAGCCTGGAAAAGCATCCAAGCCCGGTCTTCCTGCACCTCACTTTGAACTGCATCACTATGCCGGAAGT GTGCCATACAACATCGGTGGCTGGTTAGAGAAGAACAAGGATCCAATTAACGAGACTGTCGTGGAGCTCCTCAGCCACTCCAAGGAACACCTTGTCCAGACCCTCTTCGCTTCTCATGATGACCCAG CTGATAGTGGTGGCcacaagaagaagaagaagtccGCTTCCTTCCAGACCATCTCAGCTCTGCACAGG GAATCCCTGAACAAGCTGATGAAGAACCTGTACAGCACTCACCCCCACTTTGTCCGCTGTATCATTCCCAACGAGTTCAAACAACCAGGCGTCATTGATGCCGCCCTGGTCCTGAACCAGCTGCAATGTAACGGTGTCCTGGAAGGAATCCGTATTTGCAGGAAAGGATTCCCTAGCAGAGTTATCTACTCTGAGTTCAAACAGAG ATACTCCATTTTGGCCCCCAACGCCATCCCTCAAGGATTTGCTGATGGCAAGGTTGTCACTGAGAAAATCCTTCTGGCCCTGCAGTTGGACCCCGCAGAGTACAGGCTCGGAAACACCAAGGTCTTCTTCAAGGCTGGTGTTCTCGGTATGTTGGAAGAGATGAGAGATGAACGTCTCGGAAAGATCATCTCTATGTTCCAGGCTCATATCCGTGGATACCTCGTCCGCAAGCAATACAAAAAGCTTCAAGACCAgag AGTCGGACTTTCCATCATCCAGAGGAACATCAGAAAATGGTTGATGCTCCGCAACTGGCAGTGGTGGAGACTGTACTGCAAA GTCAAGCCTTTGTTGAACATTGCTCGCGCTGAAGAGGAAATGAAGAAAAAGCTTGAGGAAATGGAAAAGATCAAGGAAGAACTTGAGAAAATCAGCCGTATCAAGAAAGAGCTTGAGGAGCAAAACGTGACCCTTCTGGAACAGAAAAACGATATTTACCTTCAGCTGCAGACCGAGCAAGACAGTTTGGTGGACGCTGAGGACAGAATCGAAAAACTCATCAACCAGAAGGCCGACCTGGAGAGCCAGCTGAAGGAGATGGAGGAGAGACTTCTGGACGAGGAGGACGCTGCAGCAGACCTAGAAGGCATCAAGAAGAAGATGGAGTCAGAAAACGACGAACTGAAGAAAGACATTGAAGACCTAGAAAACTCTTTGGCCAAA GCTGAACAAGAAAAGGCAACTAGAGATAACCAAATTAAGACTCTTCAGGACGAAATGGCATCACAAGACGAGGTAATTGCTCGCCTCAATAGAGATAAAAAGAGTATGGATGAGGGTACAAAACAGCTCAACGAGAAACTTCAGGCCGAGGAAGACAAGGTCAATCACCTCAACAAACTTAAACAGAAGTTGGAGTCTACTCTAGATGAG CTCGAGGACAATCTGGAGAGAGAGAAGAAAGTGAGAGGTGACGTTGAAAAGGCCAAGAGGAAGCTTGAGCAAGATTTGAAATCCACTCAGGGCGCTGTGGAAGATCTCGAACGCATTAAACGCGACCTCGAGGAAGCCAACAGAAA GAAAGATGCCGAGATTGCCAACATGAACGCTCGTCTGGAAGATGAGGGTGGACTCGTGGCTTCTCTACAGAGGAAAATCAAGGAGCTTCAG GCCAGGATCGAGGAACTTGAGGAGGAATTGGAAGCTGAAAGGGCTGCAAGAACAAAG GTCGAGAAACAACGTGCTGAAGTTACTAGAGAACTCGAAGATCTTAGCGAACGCCTTGATGAGGCTGGTGGTGCAACTTCCGCTCAG ATCGAGTTGAACAAAAAGAGGGAACAAGAACTGTTGAAGCTTCGCCGTGATTTGGAGGAATCGACTCTTCAACATGAAGCACAGGTGTCCTCTCTTCGCAAGAAGCAAACTGACACCGCTAATGAAATGGCTGACCAAATCGACCAACTTCAGAAAGCTAAATCTAG AGTGGAGCGAGAAAGACTGGAACTGATTGACGAGTGTGAGGAACTTCTCCTATCCCTGGAACAACTGGAGAAAGAACGG GGAGCTGTTGATAAGGTTACCAAGCATCTCGAAAGCCAACTTTCAGAGGCGAATGCTAAAATTGAGGAAGCCAACAGACAGATCCAAGACCTCAATAACCAGAGGTCCAAGTACAGTCAGGAGTCCACAGACCTCGCCGCTCAACTTGAGGATGCCGAACACCGAATCGGCGCTCTTACCAAGGAGAAGGTTGCTCTTGCTAGCCAGCTGGAGGAAGCCAGACGTTCTCTTGATGAGGAAACAAGAGCCAGACAGAAGTTGCAGAGCGACGTGAGGAACCTGAATGCTGACATCGACACCCTCCGTGAACAGCTAGAGGAAGAGCAGGAGTCCAAATCAGACATGCAGCGACAACTGTCCAAGGCCAACACCGAGGTACAGATGTGGCGAGCCAAGTTCGAGGGAGAGGGTACAGCTCGTGCTGAGGAACTTGAAGAGGCAAA GAGGAAGCTCATGGCCAAGCTTCAAGAGGCCGAGCAAAATGCAGAGGCATCTGAGGCCAAGGTTAGCGCTTTGGAGAAGGGCAAAGCCAGATTGCAGGGCGAGATGGAAGATCTAATGATCGATGTCGAGAGAGCCAACGCTAACGCCAACTCCCTGGAGAAGAAACAGCGTGCTTTCGACAAAACCATTCAAGAATGGCAGCAAAAGGTTAACGATCTTCAACAGGAACTTGAAAATGCCCAGAAAGAGGCCCGTGGTTACTCTGCTGAGCTCTTCCGTGTTAAGGCCCAATACGAAGAAAGCCAAGACTCTATTGAACAATTGCGAAGGGAGAACAAGAACCTTGCTG ATGAAATCCACGAACTGACTGATCAACTCTCCGAGGGAGGTCGCAGCGTTCACGAAGTTGAGAAAGCAAAACGCCGTCTGGAAATGGAAAAGGAAGAGCTCCAGGCAGCCCTGGAAGAAGCTGAAGCAGCTCTAGAACAAGAGGAAGCTAAAGTTATGCGTTCTCAGCTGGAGATCTCTACTATCCGATCTGAGATTGACCGCAGGCTTCAGGAGAAGGAGGAAGAATTCGAAAACACTCG tCGTAACCACCAACGTGCAATGGATTCCATGCAGGCAAGTCTTGAAGCTGAGGCCAAGGGCAAAGCTGAAAACATGAGAATCAAGAAGAAATTAGAACAGGACATTAACGAACTTGAAATTGCTCTTGATGCTGCCAACAGAGGAAAGGCTGATTTGGAAAAGAACGTTAAAAAGTACCAACAACAAATCAAG GAAATGCAAACTCAAATCGAAGAGGAGCAACGCCAGAGAGAAGAGGCCCGTGAATCTTATAATATGGCTGAGCGCCGCTGCATGATGCTTCAAGGTGAAGTTGAGGAACTCAGAACAGCCCTTGAACAAGCTGAGAGGGCAAGAAAAGCAGCAGAGAGCGAACTCTCTGAAGCCAACGAACGTGTGAATGAACTTTCTGCCCAAGTGTCCTCTTTCCAGGGACAGAAGAGGAAACTTGAAAGCGATATCCAGGCTATGCAG acCGATCTTGATGAAATGAACAACGAAGTGAAGGCCGCTGATGAACGCGCTAAGAAAGCTGTGGCTGACGCCGCTCGTCTCACCGACGAACTCCGCGCCGAACAGGAGCACAGCCAGCAGATCGAGAAGTTCCGTAAGGGATTAGAAGGACAAATCAAGGAGCTTCAAGTCAGACTTGAGGAGGCCGAGGCTCAGGCACTCAAAGGAGGAAAGAAGATGATCGCCAAACTAGAACAAAGA GTAAGAGAACTTGAAGGAGAACTTGACAGCGAACAGAGAAGACACGCCGAGACCCAGAAGAACATGCGCAAGGCCGATCGCCGTATGAAGGAACTGGCCTTCCAAGCTGACGAAGACCGCAAGAACCACGAGAGACTGCAGGAACTCATTGAAAAACTGCAGAATAAGATCAAGACATACAAGAGACAAGTCGAAGAGGCT GAGGAGATCGCCGCTATCAACCTTGCCAAGTACCGCAAGGTACAGCATGAGCTCGAGGACGCCGAGGAGAGGGCCGATACCGCCGAGGGCTCGCTTACCAAGCTCCGTGCCAAGAACAGAAGCTCTGTGTCTGTTACCCGCACCTCTGTGTCATCTTCTTCAATG